The segment GCTCGCTCTACTATCCGCAAGTCTCCGCCAATATGGATGCAGCCAATGGGGCAGCCAGGATCAACCCGCGCTTCGTCACGCCGGCCGGCGGCCTGCTGCAACCCAACATGAGCGCCTACTCGACCGGAATCTTAGCGAGCCAACGGCTCTACGACTTCGGCTACACACAGAACATGGTCCAGGCGTCGGAACTGTCGCAACGGGCCTCCGCGCAGGATGTCGCGGCCCGCCGCGCCCTCATCGTCGTCAACATCCAACGGACCTACCTCAACAGTTTGAAACGGCGCAAGCTGGTGCAGATCGCCGAAGAGACCGTGCGTGAACGGGGGCTCATCACCGGCCAGATCGAAACCCTCTACCGCCAACAGTTGAAATCGAAGCTCGACTTCGACCTGGCGCGGCTGGAATTGGTCAATGCGCAGTCGCTGCTGGTGAAGAGCCGGAACGACCTCAAGTCCAGCTTTGCCGACATCAATCGCGCGATGGGTGTCGTCGGCGCGGCGGACTATGTGCTGGAGGATGTCTCGGTGGAAGTGCGCGTGCCGCGCGAACTCCCCTCGTTGATCGCCGACAGTTTGACCCATCCGGAACTGCAACGGGCCAAAGAACAGAGCGCCTCGGCGGAAGCCAAGCTCCGGGCCATGAAGAAGCAGTACCTCCCGACGATTTCCGCCATCGCCAGCGGCGGCCAATACGACACCTTCGACTCCAGCCGGAACGTCACGACCGGCGGCTGGTGGGCCGGCGGCGCCTCGGTCTCCATGCCGATCTTCACGGGGTTCATGATCGAAAACCAGGTGCGCGAAGCGAGCGCGCAACAGGTGGCGGCCCAGTCCGTCAGCCTCAGCATCGAACAGGCCCTGACGCAACAGGTCACGAATGCCTACCTCGACACCCTCACCTTCGCGCAACAGATCACGTTGTCAGAAGAACAGGTAAAAACCTCGCTGGAAGCGCTGCACCTCGCGAAGCAGCGCTATAAGCTCGGTCTCGGTACGGTGGTGGAAGTGACGCAATCGGAAGTCGCCGTCACGGGAGCGCAGACCAGGCTGGCGGAAGCGCAATACGATTACAAGATCGCGGAAGTCACCCTCGCCTATGCAGCGGGAAGACGGAGCCAGCTGGAGATCGACTCAGCGCTGCACTAGCGAGGCGGTGGGGCCTGGCGTGAGTTTCGTGAGGTCGATGACAAGTTCATCTCTGGTGTTGGCCAGCACCGTATCCAAAAAACTATGGTGCTGCTCGACGATCGCTTCGTTCGGATCGAAGAAAATATCGAACCCCTTCGCGGCCGTCGCTCGCAGAGGATAGCGCCGATCGTAGATCATCCCATAGGTTGGAATGCCGTAGAGCACCTGCCAATTCCCTAACGTGAGATGCAACTCCGTGCCGTGAAGATAGAGGCCGCCTGACGTAATGATGCGCTTGACGGACGTTTGCGGCTGACTGAGATAAAACGTCACCCGTTCATCCGGTTGGGCTTCGGCCAAGGCCGCGGCAATCTGCCGGGACAAGAGGGCCAGCTCCTCAGGACGAAACGCCGGCTCGAGCGGCGCCTCGCCTTGCATCCATGTCTGCAACCAAATCCGATGCTCCCTGACCGAGATGCCGTCAAGGATGCGAGTCAGATCCTCGACAGGCATCGTGATCGGATGCGCATGGGCGCTGGGCGACCACTCAGGCAAAACCGTTTCATCCCGTTCCAGCCGGACGTAATTGACCGGGTCCTCATAGACCGCGCGATACGGCACCATGGGAATGGCACAGCCGGCGGCTAGAACGGCGAATGAAAAAATCAAAACGCAAAATGAAAAATGGATGCCGCCGCGGGAAGTCTTCATTTTGAATTTTCCATTTTACATTGTGACGATCAGCTCTCGCTGATCGTCACAGTCATCTCGACTCGCTCGAACGGATTGTCGCGGCCGTCACGCTTCATAGCGACGACCTTATCCACCACGTCCATCCCGCTGACTACTTCGCCGAAGGCCGTGTACTGCCAATCGAGAAAGTTTGCGTCCGCGACGCAGATGAAAAACTGCGAACCGGCGCTGTCCGGCTCGTTCGAACGAGCCATGGATACGACTCCGCGCTTGTGCGGCTTGCTGTTGAACTCGGCCTTGATCTGATAGCCAGGCCCACCCATGCCGTGCGACGCACGGTCGGGACTCTTGCTGTTGGGATCGCCGCCCTGAATCATGAAACCGGGGATGACCCGATGAAAGGTCGTGCCGTTATAGAAACTTTCTTGGGCCAGCTTCGTGAAGTTCTTCACATGGCCCGGCGCCACATCATGGAAAAATCGCAATACGATCTCACCCAGCTGGGTTCCCTTGCTGCTGACAGTAATAGTGGCTCGCGTGTTTTCGGTCGGCTCTGACATCGTCCTCTACCCTTTCTTGGTTAACGTAAACGGAAGGGAGCCGGAGACTCCCCCCCTTCAAGACCCTGATTAATGGAATGCCACGTCTGCCCGTCGTCATCGCTGCGGAAGGCCCCTTCGCTCGTTCCGGCATAGAGCAGACCTGCGCCGGACTCGATCAGCACTTGGACCGACATGCTCGTCAATCCCTTGTTAAGCGGCACCCACTTCTTCCCTTTGTCTATCGTTTTGAAAATCCCATGGCCCGTCGCCACGAAAAGCCCCCGGCTATTGAAGAGAATTCCGCGGATCGAATCGTTCGGCAAGGCCCGGCTAATAGCGCGCCAGGTCACCCCTGCATCGACACTGCGAAAGACCCCTCCGTCGAAGGTCCCGGCATAGATGCTCCCCTCAGGATCGATCGTCAGCACCCGGATGAAGTTCTCGACCATGCCTTCATGGTCTTTAAGTCCCTGTTGCTGCCGCACCCACCCGGCCGCTTGCGCCTTAAATCGCAAGATGCCTTTCCCTGACGTACCGGCAAAGAGCGTCCCGTCGGAGGAGAGGGCCAAGGCATGAACCAGAATATCGCTCAAGCCGGTGGAAACCATCGCCCAACGGTCGTTGGCCGCGCTCAGCCGATAGACCCCATCGGCCGTTCCGGCATAGAGCGCATCCCCCGCCGAGAGCAAGGATTTAATTTCCAGATGTTTAAGTCCGCTGTTGATCGCCTGCCAACTCTTTCCGCGATCGCGCGAGCGAAAAACTCCGCCACGGAAGGTGCCGACATAGATTGCGCCGTCTTTCCCCGTCGTCAGGGTCAGAATGAAGGGGTCCGTCACGCCCTGTCCGGACCTCGTCCAGGTAGCGCCACGATCCTCACTGCGGAAGAGGCCATGGCCGAACGAGCCGGCATAGACCAGATCGTTCCCGACAGACGTGAGGGCCTGAATGCTGGTCAACTCCCGCCCGGTTGGCTCATTATGCGGCGTGCCTGACTCAGCAAACACAGGCCCGGCAGTGCCTGCACAGAGACACAACATGACCAACCACATTCCAACAAGCTTCATCTCAATCCTTCCCACTTCACGCTTTCTAGCAGACTGCGAAAAATTCGGCATATGCAACATGCGCGATAATCTTACACCGTTTGGCCTTGAGGCTTGAAGCACCGCAGGATGCTCAAACAGTTCGTCCAGCAAGGCCGCAACGAACTATCACTTTTTAAGGGGTGGCTGGGATGATCCCAACTGCGCGCGTCCAACGAGGGCCTTCCGAGGCCGCGCGTTGCGCGAGCACGGTGATCGTCCCAGCTACCCCGCCCCTTTTCAGCATCCTGCTAGCGGACACGGTGGCCGGCCGGTCCCATCGGCAAATCCGGATCGAGGGGCAAGCTGATTTCGGTCGGGCCTCCCCGGCCAAAGATGCGGGCGCCAAGAATCCCGATCTCATACAACACCATCAAGGGCACGGCCATCAAAAGCATGGTGAAAAGGGTCGCGTCTGGCGTCACGATGGCCGAGAAAATCAAGGCGGCCATGATCGCGTGCTTCCGATACTTCGCTAATGTCGCTCCGGTTACCACGCCAACCCGCGCCAGAATGGTAAGCACCAGCGGCAACTCGAACGCGCAGCCGAAGATCAGCAGGAATTTGACGTTGAAGTCGATATAGGTCCCGACGCTCAGGAGCGGAGTCACGTCGTGATCCATGCCGAAGCTGACGAAAAACTCGATGACCAGCGGAAGAATGACGAGATTGCAAAAGATCAAGCCGAGCGCGAACAGCGCCCCGGCCAGCGCAAACAGCGGGAAGCCCCAGCGTTGCTCCTTGGGCAGCAACGCTGGCTCAATAAATTTCCAGCATTGATAGAAGATGACCGGCATGCTCGCCAGGATCGCCGCCAGAAACGACACCTTGATGGAGGCGAAGAGCGCTTCAGTCGGTCCGTAGAAGACCAGCTGGTTGGGAAAGGGGCGGTTCAGCCAGGCGACCATCTCCCCGGAAAAGGTAAAGGACACCATCAGGGCCACCAACAGCGTGGCCCCGATGATGATCAGGCGATGCTTGACGGTCCGGATATGCGCGGCAAGGGGATTGAGAATCTGTGCCATGACTCCGGTCCCGGTTGCTGGTCTACCCCAGCCCCGCGACGATGCTCCTCAGCGTATAGCGGCCTGCAGTTCCTGATCTCGATGGGCGCGGATCAGCTCGGCCATTTTATCTTTCTTCGCCAGCTTCTCTTTTTGCAATTGCTTCTTCGATTGTTCTTCGGCCGGAGTCAGCACATGGCGCTTCTGCAAGTCGGTCAATTCCAGGTCCAAACGGTGATGGGATTCCTCCAGTGTACGGAATTCGTAACTGGATCGGCGCAGCCGTTCCGCAATCATACTGTCTGTCAGCATGTCGCACCTCCTGGTGATGAAATTACTGCAGTGGCGTGATACGTCCTCCGTCGCGACCGAATGCTTCTGTCACTCGAGCAGACTCCGATACAATCGGGTCCAGTTCCATCAATACCGCATCTTCTAGGGGATTGGTGTAGTAAGCCGGTCTGGTCGTCACGTCGCGAAACCCCAAGCTTCGGTAGAGGGCCTGCGCCGCATGGTTCGACGCCCGCACTTCGAGCAGGGCGCGCATCCCAGCCTGTGCCGCCCCCTCCTCCAGGGCCTGCGAAACCAAGGCTTTGGCGATGCCCTTGTGCCGCATCGACTCGATGACCGCGAGGTTCATCAGCCTGACTTCCTCAAAGATAACCCAAAAACAGAGATACCCGATAATCGAAGAGGAACCAGCGTCGCCTGGCGTCGTCCGCTTGGCTAACAGAAAATGTGCGAAGCGATTCCCGCTCAGTTCCGCCTCCAACATTTTGCGCGTCCAGGGGGAGGAGAAGCAAGCTTCTTCGATTTGCAGAATATCCGGCAATGATTCAATCGTCGCCGGCTCAATCACCCATTCGACACTCATCATGCTCCGCCCCGCGTCCCGCCCTTGCCGCTCTCGCGTATCGCCTTCGTGCGCCCGGATGGAGTCCGTACCACCGCAGCCCGCGCCTGCACTTTCTTCGCGACCCGTTCCTGCCGCAAAAGCACAGGCGAAATGCCGCCGGATTCTTCATACTTCAATTCCGCGGCGGTCCGTTGCACATACAGGGGGCTGATGCCGATTCCTGCTCGTTCACCTCGGCGGAGCCGTTCAATCCCTGCCAACCCGATCGACACGGCCGAAGGTTTCATCGCCTGGCCCGGCGCCTCGATAATCTTGACGGAGGGAGGAAGCGACGCACGGATAGCTGAGGCTTCGACCGTCCAACCCTCTCCAAACAACAGAACCGATTCCGTGAGGCTGCCCCCCAGCATGACGGGCGTGCCCACCTGTTCCGAGGCCGCTCGCTCCAACCGGTCTTCGCTAGTCCAGCGAAAGAGCGCCCAATAGAGTTCCCCTCGGCGGCTGTTGAGCACAGGACAGAGCAGCGTCGAGGTTCCCCGGAGATTCCAGGCCATGCCCTCAAGGGTCGGGACGACGGCCAAGGGAAGCTGGCTGATCGTGCGGAACCCGAGAAGCGTCGCCAGGCCGACGCGAAGTCCTGTGAAGGACCCGGGCCCGATCGACACCACCAGCCCATCCAACTGCTTCAGCGTCAAACCAGACTCGCTGAATAACCGGTCGATCACAGGCAACAGGAGCTTGGCATGAGACCCGCCCGCATCCTGGTCATGCCGGGCCAGCACGCGCGTCCCATCGAGGATCGCCACACTCTGCCAGGAGGTCGCCGTTTCAACTGCTAGCACCTTCATCGCTTCTACCCGTTCTACAAAAAAGCTACATTGCGTCCCACAGGATACTCAAACCGTTCGTCCAGCAAGGCCGCAGGCGAGTCGAAACCGGAGGCGTACCCTCAGGGGTACGTTGAGGATTTCGATGAGCCGAGAACGAAGCTGGCGAACGGTTTCAGCATCCTGTTAGAACTGCGCGAGATCAGTGGAAGCCAGCGGTTGATTCGGGATCATCTCGTGAAACGTCATCTCCACGCTCCCCTGCCCCTTCCCATCAACTAATAAAACCTTAAACGGCCGCCGCAACTGCCCCTCGCTGGTGGTGGAGACTGCCGCGGCTCCACCGATCGCGCGGAAGTCCTCATACTGAATGGTCGCTTCCACAGAACCGGACTCCGTGAGGCGCTCCTCCCTCACGACGAGCCAGGCCTGCCGCTCAAACCACAGTTTCCGGCGTAGCGCCTGCGCCCCGTTGGATGAGGGACCTGAAACATCCAGCCTGTACCGATCCCCGTCCTCTACCAATGTGGCAGTCTCATCCTTCGCAATCGTGCGAGTGCCCAGCAGGCCGCCCATCGCCCAGACGCTCAACTGAAACGGCCTGGCCAGCTTTCCCATCTCGCCCATATCGGACGCATTGCCGGACAGAACACGGCGCATCGTCGGCAACCGCAACGTGAACTGCTCGCCCGTCTGCACGAATTCGAAGAGCTCGCTGCCGACTGCGGTAAACCCACGCAGACGCATCGCATCAGGACGGCGATAGTAGAGGGTGCCTTCCACCCGCGACGCGATCGGGAGGATCCCGCCCCGCACCTTCGCGCTGAAGAGGCCCTTCATCGTCTGAAGCGCCGCTTCTCTCTGACTCAACAAGGCCGTCAGCCCCTCCACCGTCGCCAGCGGAGGACGAACCTCCTCCCGCGGCGCAATCAACGCGCAACCCGCGAGGAGCGCGAATGTACAATTCAAAATGAAAAATGCAAAAAGACTCCGCCCAACCATTTTGCATTTTGCATTTTGCATTTTTATTTGGCTACGCCAACACAACATCTAACGCCTCTCCCACTTCCCTGATCCCGATCAATTCAATCCCATCGATCGGTTCCAGTTTGGCCAAGTTCCGTTCCGGCAACAGGCAGCGTTTGAATCCCATTTTGGCCGCTTCACGAATCCGCATCTCTGCCTGACTAATCGCGCGCACTTCGCCCCCAAGGCCGACTTCGCCCAAGACCAACAGGCCCGGCTCGATCGGCACTTCACGCAAACTCGATGTGACCGCCGCCACAATGCCCAAATCGATGGCCGGCTCGTCAATATGCATCCCCCCGACGACGTTCACATAGACGTCTTGCCCGGACAGATGCATGCCCAGCCGCTTCTCCATGACCGCAAGCAGGAGTGAGACTCGATTCTGCTCCACGCCATTTGCCATGCGTTTCGGCATCGCATAACTCGTGGAAGAGACCAAGGCTTGCAACTCCACCAGAATCGGCCGCGACCCTTCGAGGCTCGACACCACCACCGACCCTGTCGTGCGCTGGGACCGTTCCGCCAAAAATAACTCGGAGGGATTGCTCACTTCCTCCAGGCCTGAGTCTTTCATTTCGAAGACGCCGATCTCGTTGGTCGACCCGAAGCGATTCTTCACCGCTCGGAGGATACGGAAACTGTGCCCCTTGTCCCCTTCAAAATAGAGCACCGTATCCACAATGTGCTCCAGCAACCGCGGCCCAGCGATGGCCCCTTCTTTCGTGACATGGCCGATGATGAAGACCGGCACGCTGCTGCGCTTCGCGTACCACATCAGTTGGCCTGCCACCTCCTGCACCTGGCTGATGCTGCCTGGCGCGGACGTAATCTGTTCTGTGTAAACCGTTTGGATTGAATCGATGACCACTGCGGCAGGCTGGATCTCCTGCGCCGCCTTGAGGATTTGTTCGAGGGAGGTTTCCGCCAGGATCAGCAAATTCGGATGTTCGATGCCGAGCCTCTGCCCGCGCATCTTGATCTGCCTCGGAGATTCCTCCCCCGAAACATAGAGCACCGGTTCGTCCTTCGACGAGAGGCGCGGGAGAGCCTGGAGCAAGAGGGTCGTCTTCCCGATCCCAGGATCGCCGCCGATCAGGATGACCGAACCGGGAATGACTCCCCCGCCCAACACCCGATCAAACTCGCCGATATGGGTCAGCCGCCGGTCCTCACCCACCACTTCAATCTCGGCAATTGGGGTGGCCTTGGCCTGGGCAATCTTCATCGCAGCAGGCCGGCCCTTGCCGGTCGGCGCCTGCCGCTCCTCTTTCATGGTATTCCAGCCGCTGCAATCAGGACAGCGACCAAGCCACCGAGGCGCCTGATGCCCGCAAGCCTGGCAGGAAAAACTCGTTTTCGCTTTCATTCAGCGAAGCCTCGATTAAAGGAAAAGTCGAAGGTCCAAGGTCCAAAGTCTGAAGGCTTATAGTAAAGGATAGAGGGGGTGAATGGAAGATACGGGAGTCGCTCAGTCCGACCCCTTCTACTTTCTCTCCGTCGCCTGAAGCGAAGGGTTGTGAGTCATTTTGTTGTATCAGCTTTCATCATCGCAATGAGCTCGGCGGAGAGCCGCTCCAACTTTCCTTTGACTTCCTGGTAATCGGGATCTGATATCTGGAGACCATTCCTTGCATCCAAGACACGATCAAGCTCGGCGTACTTTTCGGAGTACTTGCGGGCCTCCGCTGCTTCAGCGGGAGAGAGTTCCAGGACATCGACCAAAGCCTGGATCTTTTGCCGATACCACTCGCGCTTGGCTTCCCAAGTCTCTTGACTGCCCATGCGACCCTCGGAGGCACCAGTAAAAGCAATCACTTGGGCCAGAGGCAAAGCAATGGCTTTCAGCTTTTCTTCCCGGACGAACAACTCCTTCTTGGTGTCCTGCAACTCGCGCAGAACAAGACGAAGATTCTTCAGGTCGAGCTCCTGCAGACGACCGAAACCGTGAAGAACGATTCCAAGAAGGGCGACCGCGGCTACAAGAAAGCAATAGGACGCCTCACCAATGAGACCTAGGTAGAGCAAGGCGGTGAAGACAATGAATGCTATGGTAGAAATTACTAGCGGCATGCTTTTCATTATGACCCCAAACTGTAAATTCGGCTGATCCGCATAAAATGAGGAGTTGTGATTTTTATCCGTATAGCACGCATTGGGATTTCTTGTCGAAGATCTGCTAACCCCTCTGCCTTCCAAGGCCTCTTCATTTTCCATTTCCTCCCCCCACCAAAGTGGAAGGCATCTCAACAAGCGGGTGACCGGGTTGCCCTTTACTGCGCGCGTCGGGAAAGAACTTGGACTGTCACTCCTCAAGGGGAGCAGCCGGACGGTTCTTCACTGCGCGCATTGAGGGACCACCCTTTCATCGTGGGGCCTCAGCGAGCAAGAAGAATGGTCCGGCTGCTCCCCTCCTCCCCTTCTGAGGCCGCGCGTTGCGCGAGCAAGAAGGGCAATCCGGTCGCCCGCTACAACTTCCGCCGCACGTCCTTCCACTCCTTCACCACCTTCGCTTTGCGCGGCGCCTCTCCCTTGGCCGGCTCCGGCACCATCACGGCATCGAGACGCCTTTGCAGGAATGTTTCGGCAAAGGCCTTCGTGCGCCCCACTCCGACTTTCAACGTCTTCCAGCCGTCCGCATGCAAAGCATCGAGCTTCACCCCAAGCGCTGCCGGATCGGATGGCAGCACGAGAATATGGCCGACCGGAAACTTTCGATCCTTGAGCCATTGTCTGGCTTGGGCGCTCGCCTGGCTGGTGGAACCAGCCGCCTGATCCTGCGTCACCACATAGAGCAGGCTGTAGTAGAACTGCGTGACCTTGCCGAGCTCCTCCGCTGCATCTGGCATCGGGCTCCTGCCCTCCGCTTCCTTCCCTGGCCAGATCAGGGAAGGCCCCTGCCCGACGGGATCCTCCATGAGCGATGCCATCTCCACCGCCATGATCGGACCGCGCCGTTCCCATACGGCCAGATTTCCATCAGCCTCGATCGCGGCGACTCTCGGACTATTTCCGATTCGCACGGTGAAAGGGACCGACCCTTTGGCCTTCGGGGTATAGGAAAAGATGGCTCGCCCATCTCCACCAGTCACTGCAGTCGCGACGACCTTGCCCGCGATAAGCAACTCCAGTGGCTCCCCCCCCAGAACAGCCTCCGTCTTGAAGCCCTTCCAGGTAAGCGTCGCTTCAATGGTGGCCGATTGATTGGGAGATGTGAGGCGATCCTGAACCGTCAAGGTTCCGGGAATCTTCTCGGCAGCAAATAGGGTGGTGGTCGCAGTCCAAACGAGGAAGAAAATGAAAAGACCGGCTCTGCGGAAGAATACGCTCATATGCCGCATAGCCATTCTGACATGAGGAGGAAGGGAATCGATCCGACTTAGGCCTTGAGGGCAGCCAGCACCTCATCGACATGCCCCGTGACCTTCACTTTTCTAAAGATCGCCTTCAACTTGCCGGTCTGGTCGATCACAAAGGTGCTGCGTTCGATGCCCCAGTACTTCTTGCCGTACATGCTTTTCTCTTTGTAGACCCCGTAGGCCGTCGCCACAACCTTGTCCTCGTCGCAGAGCAACGTGAACGGCAAGGTAAATTTCGCGATGAACTTCTGGTGGGATTTCTGGCCGTCGAAACTCACGCCCAGGACCACGCCCCCCGCCTTTTTGATCGGCGTGATGTTATCGCGAAAGTCGCAGGACTCCTGCGTACAGCCTGGCGTACTGTCCTTGGGATAAAAATACAGGACCACCTGCTTGCCAAGGAAGTCCTTCAGCTTCACCGGCTCTCCCGATTGATCGGGAAGCGCGAAGGCGGGCGCCTTACCACCGATTTCAAGTTCTGTCGCCATCTCAGTTCTTTCCCTTTGACTAGCGTCACACGTCATTCGCAGACGATCATACTGGCTGACTTACGAAATACGTTTCACGCTTCACGAACGACGGCCCCTTCAAGCAAAAGATTATCGAGGGCCGCTGCCAATGCCAGGCCTGCCTGTCGCGATGGGATGTTCTTTGTGCGCCTTGGGAGCGTCCGGGCTGCCGAAGGGGCGGAGCGCAGGCGAATCCCAGATCACTTTGTCGCCAGGAGCCAGGTTGGCCGCTTCCAGAAACTGCTGGCGCGCTTGCTCCGTGTCGCCCAGGACATTCAACACCAAGGCGTAGTTATAATGCGCCGGCCCCGATTGAGGCGCCGCAGCGATCGCTTGAAAGAAATACTTCTTTGCATCCTCGAACTGGCTCG is part of the Nitrospirota bacterium genome and harbors:
- a CDS encoding TolC family protein — encoded protein: MTALNTRLLIAAGLALVTLGALDPHAGFAQPAQDAPPVLLQGSFLALQQAVDAGLKNHPLVQEGGANLKMNEARTEQARSLYYPQVSANMDAANGAARINPRFVTPAGGLLQPNMSAYSTGILASQRLYDFGYTQNMVQASELSQRASAQDVAARRALIVVNIQRTYLNSLKRRKLVQIAEETVRERGLITGQIETLYRQQLKSKLDFDLARLELVNAQSLLVKSRNDLKSSFADINRAMGVVGAADYVLEDVSVEVRVPRELPSLIADSLTHPELQRAKEQSASAEAKLRAMKKQYLPTISAIASGGQYDTFDSSRNVTTGGWWAGGASVSMPIFTGFMIENQVREASAQQVAAQSVSLSIEQALTQQVTNAYLDTLTFAQQITLSEEQVKTSLEALHLAKQRYKLGLGTVVEVTQSEVAVTGAQTRLAEAQYDYKIAEVTLAYAAGRRSQLEIDSALH
- a CDS encoding peptidylprolyl isomerase; this translates as MSEPTENTRATITVSSKGTQLGEIVLRFFHDVAPGHVKNFTKLAQESFYNGTTFHRVIPGFMIQGGDPNSKSPDRASHGMGGPGYQIKAEFNSKPHKRGVVSMARSNEPDSAGSQFFICVADANFLDWQYTAFGEVVSGMDVVDKVVAMKRDGRDNPFERVEMTVTISES
- the tatC gene encoding twin-arginine translocase subunit TatC, with the translated sequence MAQILNPLAAHIRTVKHRLIIIGATLLVALMVSFTFSGEMVAWLNRPFPNQLVFYGPTEALFASIKVSFLAAILASMPVIFYQCWKFIEPALLPKEQRWGFPLFALAGALFALGLIFCNLVILPLVIEFFVSFGMDHDVTPLLSVGTYIDFNVKFLLIFGCAFELPLVLTILARVGVVTGATLAKYRKHAIMAALIFSAIVTPDATLFTMLLMAVPLMVLYEIGILGARIFGRGGPTEISLPLDPDLPMGPAGHRVR
- a CDS encoding DUF465 domain-containing protein; this encodes MLTDSMIAERLRRSSYEFRTLEESHHRLDLELTDLQKRHVLTPAEEQSKKQLQKEKLAKKDKMAELIRAHRDQELQAAIR
- the rimI gene encoding ribosomal protein S18-alanine N-acetyltransferase, coding for MMSVEWVIEPATIESLPDILQIEEACFSSPWTRKMLEAELSGNRFAHFLLAKRTTPGDAGSSSIIGYLCFWVIFEEVRLMNLAVIESMRHKGIAKALVSQALEEGAAQAGMRALLEVRASNHAAQALYRSLGFRDVTTRPAYYTNPLEDAVLMELDPIVSESARVTEAFGRDGGRITPLQ
- the tsaB gene encoding tRNA (adenosine(37)-N6)-threonylcarbamoyltransferase complex dimerization subunit type 1 TsaB; translation: MKVLAVETATSWQSVAILDGTRVLARHDQDAGGSHAKLLLPVIDRLFSESGLTLKQLDGLVVSIGPGSFTGLRVGLATLLGFRTISQLPLAVVPTLEGMAWNLRGTSTLLCPVLNSRRGELYWALFRWTSEDRLERAASEQVGTPVMLGGSLTESVLLFGEGWTVEASAIRASLPPSVKIIEAPGQAMKPSAVSIGLAGIERLRRGERAGIGISPLYVQRTAAELKYEESGGISPVLLRQERVAKKVQARAAVVRTPSGRTKAIRESGKGGTRGGA
- the radA gene encoding DNA repair protein RadA; this encodes MKAKTSFSCQACGHQAPRWLGRCPDCSGWNTMKEERQAPTGKGRPAAMKIAQAKATPIAEIEVVGEDRRLTHIGEFDRVLGGGVIPGSVILIGGDPGIGKTTLLLQALPRLSSKDEPVLYVSGEESPRQIKMRGQRLGIEHPNLLILAETSLEQILKAAQEIQPAAVVIDSIQTVYTEQITSAPGSISQVQEVAGQLMWYAKRSSVPVFIIGHVTKEGAIAGPRLLEHIVDTVLYFEGDKGHSFRILRAVKNRFGSTNEIGVFEMKDSGLEEVSNPSELFLAERSQRTTGSVVVSSLEGSRPILVELQALVSSTSYAMPKRMANGVEQNRVSLLLAVMEKRLGMHLSGQDVYVNVVGGMHIDEPAIDLGIVAAVTSSLREVPIEPGLLVLGEVGLGGEVRAISQAEMRIREAAKMGFKRCLLPERNLAKLEPIDGIELIGIREVGEALDVVLA
- the bcp gene encoding thioredoxin-dependent thiol peroxidase; translation: MATELEIGGKAPAFALPDQSGEPVKLKDFLGKQVVLYFYPKDSTPGCTQESCDFRDNITPIKKAGGVVLGVSFDGQKSHQKFIAKFTLPFTLLCDEDKVVATAYGVYKEKSMYGKKYWGIERSTFVIDQTGKLKAIFRKVKVTGHVDEVLAALKA